The Vigna angularis cultivar LongXiaoDou No.4 chromosome 6, ASM1680809v1, whole genome shotgun sequence genome contains the following window.
taattaattatttattaagtaggattcatataatataatatatcgGTGGGTCATTTCATTCATCTATTGCCATCAATTCCCATCCAAGCTTTTGAGTTGAATGGACCATCATGCTACTCcacaaatttaaaacatttaacaccattttttttcctttctttttttgatACCTCTACATCATTCCAAATCTCACAACTCTTCCAAAATCACCATGCAATGTAACAACCTTTTCAACtgcatatatttttgttttaagtttcaTCTAACTTCTACAATgagtaaaaatgtaaaattttatcttacataagaaaaaaaatctataaatttattacttttaagattttggatcaacacatatattaatatcGATATAGattaaactcatatatatatatatattgttgactatcctttcaatttttaaaaagtagattttaaatttaatttaactttaattcaataaattttaaatctcaactttacaaaactaatttgtaaaataaattttacacccatttatatattattaattgattttatttctaatgTACATAAAATTTTGAACACATTTCTTACTATAtgtttcttataaaaaatacctGACActagttataatataaaataatactctGAATCTTGtcacttaactttttttatttatattcaatacATAATTAACTTCACTtgaattcttaatattttaaattcctAATATTACCAACTTAAATTTTacaagttttatatatataaaaaagtgattactatatttatctttaatcCCCAACAAATAATACTAGTTAAAAGATAGTTTGATTTAGGCAATCATTATTAGTCTCTATCCAAATAATTTGAGTGAGAACTTAATCATATATACATCATGTATGGTTTCATTTTCACATCTAAGCATATTAGATttgggttttattttttaaaatttatgatgtaGTGGTTGCAGGATATGAGCACACGCACACAGAGCACATGTGAAGCAGTAGTAAATAGGACATAAAATAAATGGCCACGTATATATCCAAAGGTTTATGTCGTACTTTGTTTCTTATTCAAAATTCCATGAATTTATTCTTGTATATCTCATCTGTGGACACCAATTTCAGACCTATAACCATATGGGTCTGTAATCATGGACTCCCAAGACAATAAAGATCCTGCATCAACAAATATCCTCTGGCGTGCAACCAATTCTCATAATCTTGGACTCTTCCCGAATACactattctttttttcttctcttctccttctaAATCATGTTAGCTCTaagattattaatattttttatgttatttctcTCCACACATAAATTTCTGCAATGTGGCCAAGAAAATAGCCAATAGAGAAGCATTCTGGTGAACACCGATTAATAATGTGCACATGATATGCTGTTCATCTCACTAGGGGACAAGCAGTGGAGCCCTCTCACCTTTTTTATATCCATTTCTCCTCTCTCCTTTTCTCATTTCCATTCCTGTGGGCCTTTAACTAGAATTTCTCcaactccaatcttttctccattctttttttaaattctaagtACATTTCTACAGTGTCCTCTCCTGTGCTGATTCACTGAATACATTCACTAACACCAAAAAAACGAAATTTCCTTCCATTTGATTCCCTTAAACTTAATCAGCttcatattctttctttttctaaccTTATTACAAAGACTACTTCCTCATAGATAAACATCATAACATTGCGTGTCTATCATGTTAACGCAAACATAtcattgtgttttttctttcgAGTGTGCTAAATCTAGCTTTGAGTATATTATCACTTAAGAAAGATTTCTGCTGTGATTCTAAAAACGAAGATTCAGGAAAACTAAAGACATGCATTAGTTAATGATCATGGGAAACACCTGTGCATGATATCTTCTTTGTTTAATTCCCTTTAAAGAATTTCTTGGACGGGTAATTTACGGTATTCtctgtattatatattttgataaagaTATGTCAATTAATTTAAAGGTTTTggttgaaagatacatgcatCATTaccataaattacaaaatttgtgtgttgttgttgtgttaTTCTAAACGAAAGCTTATGCAGTAGTCACATTCATCCCTTTTGGAATCTAGGGTTATATATTTCATAAGTAAAAATGGGTCTTCCCATTAACAGgaatatattcatattttgaaAGTGTGATAGGCATTTAAATTCGTACCACGATTGTGTCTGGAGTCTTAAAATTCTGAAAATAGTTTGCCATATCATGTGAGAATCGAATCACGCATTTATAATGTTTTGAAGAGCTCCACTAGACATGCATAACATACTCAAATTGATTTGCTGCCATCAAACAGTGGCCATTACAGGGAATATAATCATATTCCCAATAAGGTTATTCTTTTCGAATATAAATAGGACCAGcaagttttatattttacgCATCGACACAGACCCTTGCACttacaaaaaatctaaatacTTGTAATTTCAGTGACTTCATCAGAATGTCAATTTCTTACTATTCTCTTGTTAACCACTGAAGGCTAATCAATAATTTCAACGAAATAGTTTCTTACAATGAATTATGCTGCtaacaaaataataagtaaaagttATCTACGCACATACACTAGTGtgtgaataatataaatattagacTCGGAATTTGAAATACAATGGAAACTAGATGTTAAAAGATCGTTGCATATAAAATCATCGAGAATAAtgatagatttaaaatttttaattttgtggaCCAGTTCACTACCACATTAATTAAGACAAGTTTAATTCAGATTCGGATAAATGAGATGCTGAAATTTTAACTTCATTAAACATCTTATAAGATGCCATTATTTTCTTATCCAAAATACTTATATATCATCAACTCACAAAATTATTCTAATTTCAATCCCTAACcttaattaattgttaatgtacattgaaagagagagagagagagagtctgaaatttataaacaaaagtgATTGAAACCAAATTATTGTTCGCTAGAGATCCATATCAATGCCCTACTATAGAGACCAAAATTATAAGTTTAGTctaaatgattgattttttaaaactttacgacataaaaattcaattaagaaaatattaagcTTTTAGGTATGTGTATATAGTTAGTTTAGTCTTTCTAATATTTCTTCATGATATGTGGggaaaaattagaattttattgTCAATCATTGAAAATTTTGCAATTTAAAAAGCAGgcatgaatttaaaatattttaagtatgtATAAGTAATTTATTGAGAGGTATGTATAATACtgatattaacaaatataagtCATTATATGGAAGAAGACTTCAATTTGAGATTTTTATCATTCAGcggtttcatttttttaaaatgaagttggagatctttttctttttcttaaatttatttttatattaaataacgttttatatatttagtgaataaagtatattaattcaagtttaataattaaatttcattgtactttttacttaaaatcttagtttattttttattttgaataaaagttcacgtttcaatttaaatatttatcgtaattaatttcatttgttatttcatctttcaataaattaaactcaATTTAGCCcgaattacaatttttttcaaacattatatctaaaataaatctgacaatattaaaaaatgataagcatttttatataaaagaacatAACTTTATACAGACAAAATTTAATTCTTACATTTGAATTAAAActactaaataattaaatatattacaaaactcatttaatatataaaaggtaaaaaaaataaaggattaaATTTTCCACATGGAatcttctattttaaaaaacgAAATGCACCTTTAATGTACAAATAGTGGCTTTTAAATAACATTATCTACCAACTTttcaataatagtaataataataactaataataaataatggctaaattaagttttaattttttaaaatttaagtatttggaattaattttttaaaaatttaagtaatttttattactttaattaaaaatacattgaaTACTCCTTCTATTAAAAAGCATTCGTGAAATAAACGAAAGGGGTAACAGGCAATGTAACCAGAACcacagaaaaatataaaatctttaagAATAATGTACGTTCTATTGCTAAGATTTTCttacaaacaaacaaatttagCCACAAAGAGGTTAACAGACCAAGAAAATGAGCAATGAACACTCTATTTTTCCATGCAATGCAGTATGATATAACAAGCATGTGTACTTCGATTAGTTAATAGGTCAACACTGTTACGTTTTTTCACCAACTAAAGCGTGCAATTCTCTTAACAAAATTTGTGAAGAGCAAAACACCATACACACACCTGATTGAAGTGCATGCATATATGTCCTTAAGACGAACCTGTTTTGCGTAGTAATCATTTATGCAGTATTATATTAATTCGAGTGTCTAGCTCGGTTGAATAAGAAATTTGTCGTCCTCGTGCATGCATGTGTATTTTGCAGTACGATATAGTTTTTAACTGAGACAGAGACGAAATGATTGCACCCAATGGGTAGAGACTTGCAGATAATTTCAAGAACTGGGTTGTATACAAAGAATGTTCATTTTTAGCAAAAAGCTTGTGGTGGCATGCACCATGTTTTGAAAGGTGATGGGGACTGTTCTATGCAGCAGTCACTATCTGTGCCAATTCTCTCTgcataacaattaataataaccCAAAGTTTTGGAGCTCTTCTTTCCAAGAAATTACTAACATGAATGAATGTAAGGGTAGGGATAAGTCTGGTGAGAAATATGAAGATAGAGAGATTCTACAACTGGACTAGACAAATACTCGAGTGTTGAGTTCAGAAAGAGACTTCACAGTTCCAAGGCCACATAATTGGAACTAAGAgccaaaaaccttttcaaacTTTCTCCGGTAGTTGAATTCAAGTTATGACATGTTGCAGATCACACTCTAAGGACACCCCACTaactcttaaaataataatttaacacaTTCACCttcagatatatatatatatatatatatatatatatatatatatatatatatatatatatatatatatatatatatatatatatatatatatataaatatgcatTCGTTGCACCAAACGGAAAATGTCTGCTTTCAAACGAACGGGGAATCATATATTTCTCTCCGTTATCATGCTTTTCCACTTATATGTGCTGCATTGCATATGTTTCTATCTGTTATATGTTCCCAACACCATAAATGGCTACAACCTAATTAATTCTTGGTTTTGTAGAATCTTACGAGTTACTTATTTTAAGGGATCCTTAAAATTTGGCATTTGTTAAAAATTGGTAACAACATAAGCTTTGTTATGTTAATTTGACACTTAATCTGGGTTTCCCTGTTTAAgcatttacattattttatttgaatcattgaaaatcataaataatatcttTGTGTTTTGATAGTCGGCATGGTATATATCTTAATGTCAAGAGGATTATCATTTaggattaatatttttgttatataataaaGGTTAGAATTTACAAGCACTCTATTTAGTATTAAATCATGAAAAGTCTATGAGTATTGTTATGATATTTTCAATTACATTATATTTgagtattttatcttttttttatatacttttgtattttatttgtttcatttattttaccttcaatgatttatttaatatatttataagaaaaactaatttgaTTTCATGTTTTGATgaacttaaattaataattattattgcatattgaaacaatttatattttaaatcctAAACCACTTATAAAATAGAGAATGAGATAAAccatatcaaatatatatatatatatatatatatatatatatatatatatatatatatatatatatatatatatatatatatatttaaaatcctAAACcacttattaaatatatttttaagatatttaaaattgaaaattacatCTAATTCCAATGGGAATGTGTAATTGCTCGTGATACTCATCACAAGCATAAAAATATCAAGATACGTTAAgcttaaaaatttcttaaatgtAATTAGCCACAGTTATCTTCCTCAGATTAggagataaaaaatttaaatgaaaaacattataatattttaagttattaaaGGACCTACAAGACTACCAAAATGATTCGAACAACACCTATAACTTCAACAGGGTTTAATCAGccacacaaaagaaaaaacacattgCAGGTTAAGTATCCTTAAGTTAGCAATAAACTAGGGTAGCTACGAAATCCTTGTATAGTTTCTTGGAATTATTAGGCATTGGGCCCTTCGGccttttctttgaaaaataacATTCCTTCCTGCACCCCTTGTTTTTGTCTGCATTcctataatttttgaaatacaCGTTATACCCTTATTAAAAGGGGGTTGGCGCAGCGGCAGGAGACGACGAAATATGCGTCAGATGTGAAAGATAGAGTCCGGTGGAGGAAATGAGGaagaataaatttcaaaatacatttatctttttagaatatattttaaaaaaaatattacattctAAATGTACTTCTACATCCAGAAATACATTACAATTTGCATAATCTCAACTGTACAGAAATAATTTaggtttttattaattttttcaataaaggTAAAGTGGTCATTAAATCACGCCTTTAAGGGCATACAGAAAAATGGGGGCGTGCAGGAAACAATAGCCTCCTAGAAGGAATAGCATTGGGATAGTTAGGgaattttttttcctgttttctTTCTGTACCTCTAAGTTTCattgtgaagataaatttaactttcataaatatatacaaaataaataataaattaagtaattattgcttatcaaatatatttactagaacgtttatattttatatttactgaaaatttatttttgaatgcgttttctctcttcaatttcttttttttttcaacaacaaCGCTCTAGGTCTTTGATTTGTCTTCATTTCATctaattcatatttttggatGCATGCATTTTTGTTGGTTAAGTTTGGTTtcgaattttatatttatttttattatattttatatatattaaatttcaaaatttaattttaaaaatttattatatttcaaaattaggaaacTCACAATATTACGAAATTCAGTCTACAAATtcactaaattttgaaattctcgTGAAAActctttgaattttgaaatagggtaaaagttttttttggattttgaaaatctgataAACATTTCtctcagattttgaaatttattttttcaaattttgaaattcaatattcatttttttctgttttatataattttaatttttttaaatttgttttacttatttttgttttaataattttttgatctctaattattattattattattgaagaaTTGATATATTGAATGATGATATTACATTATAGgtgaagatgaaaaattattctttaaatttgatgaattcactataaaatttcatattcacGTAAGATTTAtgttcttttataaataaaatgtgagaaagattacaaaaataattttacaattgattagatttttttcacatattataaattaattaagtcGATTCAAGATATTGCAATcattgtttgaaaaattgtcATTACTAGTATAATATAGTCTTCTAATGGCGATAAGAATAAATCAATTAACATTCTTTAACAGTGTAAATACCTTAACATTATTTGGTTACATACTAGACAATTAGATATCTTCAACAAATTGAAATATCGTTTGAAAGATGTTAATAAAGTTGAGGTACATACTACTAAATTTCATATTAGTGAAAAAGCATTTAGTTCAATTAATTTGTTCTTTTTGccaaatcaataaataaataaacttagtTGAATCTTCTGATAAGATAAACAAGTTGACTTacctaattaaaataaaatatcaagtataatattattttatgacaacatattaaagtaattaaacatttattacaATAGAAATAAAAACTAGCCACACACAGAGATTCAAGAATATTTAAGGAAAATGATAGAAATCAATATCGTGAACTTCAAAACAAATCCCTTTTATGTTTATTTCTAAAAGGAttccaatttaaaaattaaacgtgtaaaaatgaaacttatacatattttaagaatttagattaaattaactagtctgtgtaattatttttttgattttttttttcatgtagataaaagagaacaagaaaaccaagaaatgttataagaatctcaaGTTTATAACCTTTTTCAATGATTGTCTGTTTTAGAGCTAAATCTACGTGTTTATATGTTCTATTTACTTATTTTGCTGGAGACCCTTTCACCAAGACAGcttctaatttaatatttttaacaataactTATCACGTATCTACAACTTCATGGAACTTAAAATTCTATCTATTCTGCTccatttcttgtttttttttttaattgcaaaCTATATAATTACACTATTTTTGATGAATAAACTTTCAATGTCGATAAGATTTTTCTAACAACGTTTGCTAAAAATGAGCATATTTCATAAAACTATACTTTTCTAAAATCCAAAAAATGGCGAATGTTCTTCTTCAGCCTCCACATCATTTTTCGCACTCCTACTCTCAATATTTAAAATCCCAAAATACAACGACACccttaatttccaaaattatacaaaaccaAACACCAAaagatttatattaatatatagatGTTGTGTTTTCTCAGATCAATATTTTTCTGAACAATGAAAGAGTGGCGAGTCAAAAGTGTCAGGCCATGACAATAATATCTGAGTATTGAATCTGGTAACAGTAGTTATAAATACATTTGATAACACCAAAAGTCAAGACTGAAGATGTGTTGAAAAATGTGTTATATAAAAATGagataaaaggaaaagaatttGAACAATAATGCGGACTTTGGTGAATTTTGTCTATTGATATAGTAGAATTTACATGAACAGATAGAAATGGtaacagagagagagaggagatgaaattcaTAGTGTGGTATTACACGTGGCAAAGGATGAAGTTGTTTGGATGAAGAACTGagaagagtgaaaaagaaaaagaaaaagaaaaagcgtGAAGTATTGAAGAATGAGCAGTGATGTGCTAGAAAATGTCGAGGATCTCGAGGATGGAGCGATTGCAGAGGGGACAGGACCCTCGATTCAGCCACAGTTCCCTGGAACACACTCTGCAAAAAGTGTGACCACATGGGATGAAAGCCGCGCCTTTCTTCCTTCCCATGCACACGCAGCACATCGAATCATTCCCCACAACATcacccttctcctcctccttttCCTTCTCCACCGCCGCGGACTCCCCTCCTTCGCTCTCCTCCAGCAGCCTCATCAGCGACACCCTCCACGGCGTCCCCGGAGCTCTCCCCACCTCCTCCTGCGGCCCCCGGATTTGCCGCTCAGCCGCAAGCGCCGCCGCCAAGTTCATACCTGAACCCGCTGCACCCTGGTCCACACAGTCCAAACCCGACCCTTGTCCCGGATCCGTTTCCTGGTGGTTGGCTTGCTGCTGTTGTTCTCCTTGGGTGAAACTTAACGCGTCGGAACGGAACCCCCATGTGGCCCCACAGCAGCCGATGCCCATGAATCCGAAGCGTTCCTTGAAGCTCTTCCTCCTGCGAGCCCCACTCTCTACACCGTCCATCTGATCACTCAACAACCCCAGAATGGTTCTGGGCTCCCTCTGTAGCGATTCCTGCAACACCACGCCGAGTTGACTCATAGCTGTGGCGAGTGAGAACAGAGAAGTTAGAAAGAAGAGGAATTACGGTGACAATACATTGAAGAAGGAAGGTTAGGGCCACAGAGATCTCGTGAATTGGAGAGAgcagaagaaagagagaaaaacttgAATTGGGAAATGGAATAGTTGGCAAATGCAATGGTGTTTAATTAATAGTGTTGGtctttgaaacaaaattaagtaAGCAAGGACAAAATAGAAGCACCTAAGAAAAGGAACGTGCTTTCCTTTACAGAGTGTGACCCTTCTTTATATTCTTCTCATCCCATTTTCAGCAACACTGTCAcgtaatacttttttttttttgtatcgCAAGATACTTCAGTTTCTTAGACTTTGTTGTCAGAGTTATATAGTTCGAAATCCTCTTCACagtaaaaacttttttttcttacattgtttatataataacatcttataattttgtatCACATGAATAATCTTATATAccttttatatttctttagcCCGTTTTTATATGAGAAATGgtaaagaaattatttacaTCTACTTCCTTAGTTCATTTTTCAACTTGCGACAGTGTGTATTCTACTTCTAATTTATTTGAACACGCGTCACTGTTCCGTTGGCCGAACTTGTTATTAAAGTCAAAAGCCAATGAAGCCGGCACTATTAGTTGAATATTACCcgtcttttttttataatagtcctttaactaaaataaaagtttcatCTAAAAATCATGTGAGGAAAGTCGACCTTCAGAGTTACTATTAATTGTTGAAGTAAAactttaatatcaattaaaactAATACTTATTCGTAATTTTAGTCTTTTGATATTTCTCTTGGAATTAAGTAATTTTGATCGAATcactaaagtaaaataatttttcaatctCTTAAGCTAATTACCCGTACCTGAAATTAATCATGAGCCCATGATAAATTTGgatgaaaaataataacttaaagaacaagaaaattgaagaattaAATTTGCTTAATTTAAAAACAGAATATTTGAATTGCTTCATAAAGTTTTGTTAAACTACCGTCGCACGCAATCAAATTAATGGACCCATAATAATTAAGcctagttaataaaaaaaaaacatagagcTTTTTTAATAATCGATTCATGGAATGAATTTACAAGTTGGGACCTGGAGAGTGGAACATTGAAATACGGAAATGGGAAATTATTGCATTGACTGAAACTTTGTAATGTTGTTAACTATAAGGACAGAGTTTAGAGAAGCGAAATAGAACTGAAATAGTTTATTCCTATCCAATCTCGGGTGTCCTTAATTGCACCAAATGTCACCTAAACCAATATTAGGTTTGAAGATGCTGTAACGCCTGCTCAACCTCATTAATTAGTTGCACCAATGTTACTTCTTAAACCATAGAATATCTCCTACATGcatttaaaacacaaaaattcaACCATCTCTCTCAATTAAGTATGGTTTATCTCAATAAATTATACACTCTACCTGCGCTGCAccataattaaattagatatttaaacacacaaacatatatatatatatatatatatatatatatatatatatatatatatatatatatatatatatatatattatttgtttaaatatatttattctcaTTCCAACTGTTTTGAGTAGGGTTGagattttttattcaaaacatttaaagtTGTTCGTTCAATCATTGGACAGGTGTCTGCACAAGACAGTCTCACGCTCAAGCCAATAACTTTGcataataatcttataataagGATTAGTAATTAGTTCATTTTCagtcaaacatatatttaaaaatataataatgagtTTATCATTACGCCTGACTCATTAATCACCaatgaataattattattctacttaacaactaattaattattattattattcagattaattatcaattaatgaCTATTTTAAACTAATCGATTACTTTCTTGCTGGATGATCAACCATTCGATCCTTGAGTGACCAGATGATCATACAGTAGAATCTACTTTGTTGATAAGTGAATAATTTGTAGGAGAATGTTATAAATTCATTCTCCCAGTAACGAGAAGTTAATCATACATATGGCTAGCTTGTTGGAGTATAAAGGTTTATGCATGAGCACGTTTGGAAGATAGGATgtatgaagaagaaaataaggtgagttgaaaaaaagaaacatgaGAAATGAagtgaagagagaagaa
Protein-coding sequences here:
- the LOC108342367 gene encoding uncharacterized protein LOC108342367, yielding MSQLGVVLQESLQREPRTILGLLSDQMDGVESGARRRKSFKERFGFMGIGCCGATWGFRSDALSFTQGEQQQQANHQETDPGQGSGLDCVDQGAAGSGMNLAAALAAERQIRGPQEEVGRAPGTPWRVSLMRLLEESEGGESAAVEKEKEEEKGDVVGNDSMCCVCMGRKKGAAFIPCGHTFCRVCSRELWLNRGSCPLCNRSILEILDIF